The following are from one region of the Candidatus Eisenbacteria bacterium genome:
- a CDS encoding helix-hairpin-helix domain-containing protein — translation MRAGLAFVIAALLIGGAFREWRRTHEERFADLVHELESRDGSRAEQTVIPIESSPPDSESDRAAPIRSGPGRSLPRGVPVGRIDPNRATAGELERLPGIGPSLAARIIADRRARGAFPAPEALLRVPGIGPRILERIRAYLEFPAPVAGDSLNRF, via the coding sequence ATGCGCGCCGGGCTGGCGTTCGTGATCGCGGCGCTTCTCATCGGGGGAGCGTTTCGCGAATGGCGCCGAACGCACGAGGAGCGCTTCGCGGATCTCGTCCACGAGCTTGAGTCCCGGGACGGCTCCCGCGCGGAGCAGACCGTGATCCCCATCGAATCCTCACCGCCCGATTCCGAATCCGATCGCGCCGCTCCGATCCGCTCGGGACCGGGGCGCTCCCTTCCGCGAGGCGTACCGGTCGGGCGGATCGATCCGAACCGCGCGACGGCGGGCGAGCTGGAGCGGCTCCCCGGCATCGGACCCTCGCTCGCGGCGCGCATCATCGCGGACCGGCGCGCGCGCGGCGCGTTTCCGGCGCCCGAAGCGCTCCTTCGCGTCCCAGGAATCGGGCCGAGGATCCTCGAGCGGATCCGCGCCTACCTCGAATTTCCCGCACCGGTCGCAGGAGACTCTCTGAACAGATTTTGA